A genome region from Manihot esculenta cultivar AM560-2 chromosome 5, M.esculenta_v8, whole genome shotgun sequence includes the following:
- the LOC110614559 gene encoding uncharacterized protein LOC110614559, with protein MAAAVASNLADKQTQWDFSCDLEVDFGSEENASIVHAALAVDKELQPDKVKRHMSISGGKLSVHFEAVEARFLRASFSAFTDILTLATKTIEEFGEGK; from the exons ATGGCTGCAGCTGTGGCTTCCAACTTGGCGGACAAACAAACGCAATGGGATTTCAGCTG TGACTTGGAAGTAGATTTTGGGTCTGAGGAGAATGCTTCCATTGTTCATGCGGCCTTAGCTGTTGATAAAGAG CTGCAGCCAGACAAAGTGAAAAGACACATGTCAATCTCTGGTGGGAAGTTGTCAGT GCACTTCGAGGCAGTGGAGGCCAGATTTCTTCGAGCATCATTTTCTGCTTTCACGGACATCCTTACACTTGCAACTAAAACAATTGAAGAATTTGGGGAAGGAAAATAA